In [Chlorobium] sp. 445, the sequence GGGCTTAAAGTCAGAAGGATTGAATGAACTCCAAGCGAAAACTGCGGTCAGGTGCGGAAAGGGCACTGAAGTTATTGTTGAGATTGGAAAGATTAAGTTCAAGGGTGAAGCCTGCGCCAAGCGACCAGCGTAACCCAACATCCAGAAACCCTGTGCCGCGTCCGAAAATCTCACTGCGGTCGTCATTGAAGGCAAAATCATACTGCGCATAAATTGTAAGGTCGGAGCCAAGAGTTTTCTCAAGCCCGATATAAAAGTTAAGGTTGGCATCGTCTTGAGCTTCGAGAATGCTGTAGTTCAAGCCGGCGTGCAAGGTGAGAAACCCTAAGAACTCAAAGTTTTTGGATGAGGAAAGAAAAAATCCGGGAGCTTTGCGTTCGTAGCGATTAAGGCTGTCGATAAATCGACCGCGTCCTTGTGATTCAAAGCCAATCATCAGCGCTGGTGCGAGCAGTTCTTCATCCAAGATGCGGTAGCGCACCATAGTCCCGGGCAAGCGGTTCCACTGTGGTGCGCCAGAGCCGATGATATTCGAGGCGCCATAGGAAAGACCGAAAGAAAATCGATCTGAGATACCCACGCTGGCTGAAATCATCGTACCGCCATTGCTGTAGAACCATCCTTCAATTGCAAAGACGCCGCGTTTGAGTGTGCCAGCTGTAGGCAGGTTGAAGAGATACCGTGCTTCTTGCGTGGCGTTAGCGCCAGCAGAACTTTGCGCAGAAAGCTGAAGTGGTGAAAGTAGGAAAAGGAAAATCAGAGTAAAGAAAGAGCTAAAGCGCAAGTGTTGAGACATTTACGAAAGCGTTGAGCGAGGTTCAACTGCTGTAGTGAGAGTATAGCATGCAATATGCCTACACTACAGGCAAAAGAAAAATATGTAAAACTTTTTGGCGGAAAAATCAATAGCAAATTGAAAGCGTGAAAGAGATGAGCAAGTGATAGGTCAAGAAATGGAGCCATACGGAACTGAAAGCAAGAGAAGAGCAACAAGCAAGTGCAATCACAGTCGCACGAAGCGGTTCTCATAGGAGCCATCACTGTGAATGGTAATTGCATTGAATTTATTGCCGCTGCGCCGCACAGAGCCAGAGTTGATAAAGTGAATGCCATCGATGCGGTACTCTTCAGCTTTGTGATAATGCCCGTGCAAGGCAAGTTTTGCACCAATCGTTTTCAAGGTTTTAAGAAATGCTTCACGCTCGATGAGTTCCATAGACCAAACAAAGGCGCGGTCCGCTGCATTTTGTGGTTCATAGATACGATAGGCGTGATGAAAAAGGGCAATCGTAAATTTGCCATCCAGAATGGCGCGCACATGCGGTTGCTCAACAGCGCGCCGCTCTTCAGCATGCACATAGCCACGCGAGCCAGAAGGATTAATTTTGAGCGACCATTCCAGAACACTGTTAAAGCCAACAATAGCAATGCCACTTGGACCACCACGAAGAATTTTGATAAAGGGAAAATTGACAGGCTCATCTTTGTCATCTGTAATCGTCTCACGAAAAATCTCGCAAAATTCGCTAAGCTTACGGTGATAACTAATGCCTTTGGATTCCATGGCGCGCAGCGCCGTATCGCGCAAGCCTAAAATACCATTGAATTCATACTTGCCAAAAATGTCATGATTGCCCGGAATGATTGTAACGCGCTCCCAGTTGAGAATGCCATTGCGCTCGAGGACTTCGCGCAGTGCCCATAAATCTTCAAAATTGACAACATCGACAATGTCGCCAGTCATCACAAGATGGTCAAAACCGCTGTCCAAAATTTTTTGATAAGTGTATCGATTTCAAAGAGGCAGTGTGGATTAGTCTCGCTATCTAAATGAATGTCAGAAATGTGAGCCAGTTTCATAGTTGCATCGGGTTAGACCTACAAATTTCGGACTTTGAAAAGTGATAAAAAAATCTCTTTTTTACATAACCAGAGATTGTACAGCCTCAAACAAAGCCTTGAAAAAACTTTGAAAGGCGGAACGGCTGCAAATTTTAGGTATGTGCAGTCCAACCAAAATGAACTACACTTCTACATCTATGTCAGAAAACTCAACACTGCCAGCAGTTGAACCACGTGTATTCTCTACATCTGAAATAATCCGCAAACTTAGAATCTTGTCCAAAAACCTATGGTGGTCGTGGAACTTGGAAGCGCAAGAGATTTTTGAGGCGCTCTCACCACGATTGTGGTCCAAGTATAACCACAATCCTGCTGAAGTGATGATGAATGTATCGGAGCAAGAGATTAGCGCACGATTAGGCGATGCAGTGTTCTATGAACATGTGCGAGCTGTATTGCAACGCTTCGAAGACTACCTTAGCGAAACTGATACATGGGCGTCAAGACATGCTCCAGAATTTACTGAGCATCCCATTGCATATTTCAGCGCAGAGTTTGGCTTACACGAAAGCCTGCCCATTTATTCGGGAGGCTTGGGCGTGCTGGCAGGCGATCACATCAAAGCCGCAAGCGATTTAGGCTTAAACTTCGTTGGTATCAGCCTGTTCTACCGCGAGGGCTATTTTCAACAGCGGCTCTCACCAGATGGATGGCAACAGGAAAATTATCCGCTTTATCGCCCAGAATACTTACCGATGGAACGCGTGTGCGATGAACAGGGAAAGCCTGTAACTGTGTCTGTGGAGTTAGGGCATAGCCTCATTTATGTTCAAGGTTGGGCAGTAAAAGTTGGACGCGCCACGCTGTATTTGCTCGATACCAATGTGGAGCAAAACGACGTGCATTACCGCGACATCACAAGTCGCGTCTACGGCGGTGATTCAACCACACGCATCAATCAAGAAATGGTCTTAGGTATTGGCGGCGTACGATTCTTGCACAAGCTGGGCATCAGACCGCGTGTCTATCACATGAATGAAGGACATTCAGCATTTCTGACACTGGAACTTCTGAAAGAAGAACAGCAGTCAGGCAAATCCATAAAAGCCGCAATCGAAGCCGTACGCGCACAATGTGTCTTTACTACGCATACACCAGTGCCAGCAGGACACGACCGATTCTCCCCAGAACTGATGCACTACACGCTCGATAGCTTCCTGAAAACACTGAAAATAGATTTTGATACGCTCATGGCACTGGGGCGAGAAAATCCTGAAGACAAGCAGTCGAACTTTACTATGACGGTCTTATGTCTGCAAATGTCGCGCGCCGCCAATGGCGTCTCAAAATTGCACGGAAAAGTCTCGCGTGAAATGTGGAAGGCACTCTATGGTGGCAAAGAAGAACAAACCCCGATTGGACACATCACCAACGGCATTCATACCAACAGTTGGCTAAACCGCACGACAATAAATTTTTGGATGCGATTTTCTAATGGCAATAAAGAGTTTTTTGCAGAGAGCGAAAAACTCAGTGAGATTGTCGATAAAATCTCCGACGAAGAGATTTGGGCACTACGCTATACCTTGCGCCGCGAGATGATAGAGTTCGTGCGCCAACGCTTGGAAGAGCAAAATTTGCGGCATGGCTATGAAATGGGGCTGATGTATGGACATACACTTTCGGCAGATGTGCTGACGATTGGATTTGCGCGTCGATTTGCTACCTACAAGCGCGCCCCGCTAATCTTCACTGACCTTGAGCGCATTGCCGCAATTATCAATAACCCTGAGCGACCCGTGCAACTTGTCTTCGCAGGTAAAGCCCATCCACGTGACAACGACGGCAAAAAATTCATCCAAGAAATCTATCATATCACACGCATGCCGCAATTTATCGGCAAAGTGATCTTCCTTGAAAATTACGATATGAACATTACACGCCACTTAATCTCTGGCTCCGATGTCTGGCTGAATACCCCACTGCGTCCACTTGAAGCCAGTGGAACATCAGGACAAAAAATCGTAGGGCATGGCGGTCTCAATCTCAGTATTCTCGATGGCTGGTGGTGCGAGGGCTACAATGGCAAAAATGGCTTTGCAATCGGAAAAGAAGATTCTAAACTCTCGCGAGATGAACAAGATACGCAGGATGCGCAGTCGCTCTACGACGTGTTAGAAAAGCAAGTCGTGCCAGAGTTTTATGAACGCAACGCAGACGGTATTCCAAAAGCATGGATAGAGCGCATTCGCCACTCTATCAAAACACTAATGCCTGTCTATAACACCCATCGAATGGTGCGCGACTATGTAGAGAAGTATTACAAAACTGCCTAACTGAGAGACCACTCTATTTTGTCGCAGCTTTGTGCAGCCGATCCATAATAGCAAGCCCTAAGCCTTCTTCAGCGACGGCTTCGCAGTAAATGTGCTTAATGCCAGCAAGGTCGCATTCACGGAAAAATTGGTAAAGCTCACGAGCATAATCGCTCAAGCTCCGACAAATTTTTTTTTTCGCAACCTTGATATCACTAGGCAAATGGTGCAAGCCGATGTAAGCCGAAGACGAATTGGAGATATCTATCTCCCCCGGTGAGCGAATGATGGCAACATGCGCATGCGGTGCATAATGACGATACTTCATGCCCGGACTTTTTGGCGTAGCAAGTTTCTTTGGCTTGTAGAGTTTCGTTTCAGGTACAACCGTTTGCAGAGCTTCGAGCGCTACCGCCCCAAGGCGCATGACCAAAGGCGTTTTACCTGTGCAATCTACAACCGTCGACTCCAGTCCAATCTCACTTTGCTCATCTTTCAAGATGCAGCTGATTTTGCCGTCTAAATCCGCTTTGACCGCTTGCCACGTGGTTGGACTCGGTCGACCAGAAAGATTTGCTGAAGGTGCAGCAATTGACACGCCACAGGCTTCCAAAAAACGATGCGCCACCTGATGCGCAGGCATTCGCACAGCTACAGTATCTAGCCCTGCTGAAACGATTTTAGGCACAAACTTGCTGCGCGGTAAAATCACGGTCAGAGGACCTGGGAAAAATGTTCAATGAACTTCTCGGCGTTTGGCGTCAAACGCTTAGCAAGCAAGCCTAGTTCTGAAAAGTGCGCAATATGAACTATAAGTGGATTGTCAGTCGGACGACCTTTTACCTCAAAAATTTTCTTGATAGCAGGCTCTTCAAATACATTCGCCCCCAATCCGTACACCGTCTCTGTCGGAAATGCCACTAATTCACCTTTCAGAATAAAGCGCGCTGCCTCCAATACGGAGGTTGTGAGCTTGGTTTTCATCGTAAATGTGGCTCATACTTCATTGAAGCATTTAGCAACTTTTTAGTACGGCATCTAAAATCTTTTTCAGTCAAAACTACAATGTTTTTGTAAGCAGTAGGGAGGTGAAGGCATGGAGTTGCACTGAATCGCTGAAAAACAAAGTCTTGCAAGCATGAAGACTTACTAAAATTATCGGTTAAATCGCCTTCAAAGCATATCAAGAGAAGAAAATGACAGGGACTAAAGCGCTCATGAGATTGTCAGCGTACAATAGCAAGTTTTTCGACAATCTCAATGTGTTCATTACGCTGTAAATGTTTCAAAATCACTTTGTAGAGATAGATGCCGTTAGCAAGTTCGCTACCATCGTCATCTCGACCGTCCCAATCCAATCGAATGAGAGAAGGCGCTGATGTTTCGGTACATTCAAGCGTTTTAATGAGTCGACCAGCGATAGTGTAAATTTTAATCCGCGTCTCCACTTGCTCACCAGCTTGATTGTGTGAGATGAAAAACGAGGTAGGACCACGCGTAGGATTCGGAAAATTGAGTGCATATTTTACACTCAGTTGCGAAGCATCGCGCA encodes:
- a CDS encoding metallophosphoesterase, with translation MTGDIVDVVNFEDLWALREVLERNGILNWERVTIIPGNHDIFGKYEFNGILGLRDTALRAMESKGISYHRKLSEFCEIFRETITDDKDEPVNFPFIKILRGGPSGIAIVGFNSVLEWSLKINPSGSRGYVHAEERRAVEQPHVRAILDGKFTIALFHHAYRIYEPQNAADRAFVWSMELIEREAFLKTLKTIGAKLALHGHYHKAEEYRIDGIHFINSGSVRRSGNKFNAITIHSDGSYENRFVRL
- a CDS encoding alpha-glucan phosphorylase produces the protein MSENSTLPAVEPRVFSTSEIIRKLRILSKNLWWSWNLEAQEIFEALSPRLWSKYNHNPAEVMMNVSEQEISARLGDAVFYEHVRAVLQRFEDYLSETDTWASRHAPEFTEHPIAYFSAEFGLHESLPIYSGGLGVLAGDHIKAASDLGLNFVGISLFYREGYFQQRLSPDGWQQENYPLYRPEYLPMERVCDEQGKPVTVSVELGHSLIYVQGWAVKVGRATLYLLDTNVEQNDVHYRDITSRVYGGDSTTRINQEMVLGIGGVRFLHKLGIRPRVYHMNEGHSAFLTLELLKEEQQSGKSIKAAIEAVRAQCVFTTHTPVPAGHDRFSPELMHYTLDSFLKTLKIDFDTLMALGRENPEDKQSNFTMTVLCLQMSRAANGVSKLHGKVSREMWKALYGGKEEQTPIGHITNGIHTNSWLNRTTINFWMRFSNGNKEFFAESEKLSEIVDKISDEEIWALRYTLRREMIEFVRQRLEEQNLRHGYEMGLMYGHTLSADVLTIGFARRFATYKRAPLIFTDLERIAAIINNPERPVQLVFAGKAHPRDNDGKKFIQEIYHITRMPQFIGKVIFLENYDMNITRHLISGSDVWLNTPLRPLEASGTSGQKIVGHGGLNLSILDGWWCEGYNGKNGFAIGKEDSKLSRDEQDTQDAQSLYDVLEKQVVPEFYERNADGIPKAWIERIRHSIKTLMPVYNTHRMVRDYVEKYYKTA